CTATAGTCAACAACTGACACCCTAATTAAATCCAATTCACAGAAGAAGACTTGCCATCATataatattgaattaatttttaaaaattaatcaaaattatattaaaatttaaatattgaattaatttatttaaaatttaaatatttaaattaaaatgtaaaatgatggtaaagatatatttttttttcagtggATTGTCTCTTTTTCATGGGCTTTTAATTTTAGGGTTATTTCTAGGCAGCGTACTCCTTGTCCTCATTGTTATTTTCCCTTAAAGTGAGTAAGGATATATCAGTCATTTTGAGTTTTTGTAACCCGTGAACCAGCATTGAAACTTAAAAAAACCAAGGCCTTCGGCGGAATTTTGTTCTGCTCCATCGCCATGTGATCTTCTGCAACTTcacctctctctttctctgtcTCTCTGTGTTCTCGTTTTCGTTTTCTTTCCTTTGTTTATTCTTCAAACCACAACTCCATTAAACAAATGAATTCATCTAGAAAGCAACAACATTTTCTATGTTAACGTATTAATCTATTTTCTCcaaaaattttcttaattagGTTGCAAAAAAGAAACACCAACAAACTCATACCTGATCACTCATTCCTTCATCTCCACTTCATTTCTCAACCAAAAACGAAAGACCCATTTCACCTGCTAGTAAAAGAAGCAATCTTCTTCTTCATGCTTTAAAAATCTTATCTTAAATGGGAGAAATGCTGGAGTATAAGAGACCACCCACTAAGAGGAACAACAGAGGATTCTATGTAAGAATGAAACTTGTACACAGACATGGAAGATTTCAGCTGCATCAAGAGAAGAACAGCAATCTCTTCTTCAAATATTACAAATGGATTATTTGGATTTCTCTTTCTATTTACTTCTTCAGCTCTTACTTCATCACCCACAAGCCTATTCCTCTGTATAAAGCTCAGTACTTCTCCAAATCCAGTGTAGTTTCTCGTCTCCTCTTTGAATCCACCAACTCCACATTCCCTCAACAACAAAACAACAATCGAGGTATACGCAAATATTCATGATCATTGTTTATTctcatttttcaaaatttttttaactttttttttctttatagctttgttgaaggatttgaagataTATATCTACGAGTTGCCTGCAAAATACAATACGGATTGGCTGGCCAACGAGAGATGCAGCAACCATTTGTTTGCATCGGAGGCAGCTATTCACAGAGCAATATCAAACAGCGATGTACGGACGTTTGACCCTTATGAAGCTGATTTTTTCTTTGTACCTGTCTACGTGTCCTGCAATTTCAGCACCGTTAATGGCTTCCCTGCTATCGGCCACGCTAGGTCCCTCATCTCCTCCGCCGTCAACCTTGTTTCCACCAACTTCCCTTTCTGGAACCGCTCGCAGGGAGCTGACCATGTCTTCGTCGCCTCTCACGATTTTGGCTCTTGCTTCCACACTCTGGTAAAACAAACTAAGCATCAGAATCTCTCATCACGTCAACTTTCTTATTTTGCTTTTTCtgatttcttttgtttttctttgaagGAGGAGAGGGCTATGGAGGATGGGATACCCAAGTTCTTGAAGAATTCCATCATACTACAGACTTTTGGCGTGAAGTATCGCCACCCTTGTCAAGACGTAGAGAACGTGGTGATACCTCCTTATATCTCTCCGGAAAGTGTGCAGTTGACCCTTCAAAAAACTCCGTTGACCGGCCGGCGAGACATTTG
This sequence is a window from Manihot esculenta cultivar AM560-2 chromosome 4, M.esculenta_v8, whole genome shotgun sequence. Protein-coding genes within it:
- the LOC110612817 gene encoding probable glucuronoxylan glucuronosyltransferase IRX7 yields the protein MGEMLEYKRPPTKRNNRGFYVRMKLVHRHGRFQLHQEKNSNLFFKYYKWIIWISLSIYFFSSYFITHKPIPLYKAQYFSKSSVVSRLLFESTNSTFPQQQNNNRALLKDLKIYIYELPAKYNTDWLANERCSNHLFASEAAIHRAISNSDVRTFDPYEADFFFVPVYVSCNFSTVNGFPAIGHARSLISSAVNLVSTNFPFWNRSQGADHVFVASHDFGSCFHTLEERAMEDGIPKFLKNSIILQTFGVKYRHPCQDVENVVIPPYISPESVQLTLQKTPLTGRRDIWVFFRGKMEVHPKNVSGRFYSKKVRTEIWRKFNGDRRFYLQRHRFAGYQSEIGRSVFCLCPLGWAPWSPRLVESVALGCVPVIIADGIQLPFPAAVPWPEISLTVAENNVAKLAKILEHVAATNLSTIQKNLWDPAVRRALLFNDEMEEGDATWQVLYALAQKLDRSRRTTRVAVQ